CTTCGGCACTGAGCATGTTTTTGAACTCGAGCTCCTCGACTTTCTCTAAAGCTACTCTATATTGATCGTCCACTTCTTTTTCACTCGCGTCGCCAGATTGGAAGAATTCATACATGACATAGGCGTCTTCAACCGCCGCTGCAACTTCGTCGAAGTGGTCTGTCCATACCTTTTGGTTTTTTATGGCCAAGAGTATTTTTTCTGCAGCTTTGGAATCATCCCAAAAGCTTGCTTCAAGCGTAATAGCTTGATCTCTTTCTATTTCTTCTTTGCGTGCATCGATGTCAAAGATGCCTCCTCAGGGAAGTAACACGATCCCTCAAGTCTTGAATTTGTTCTTTTGTCATATCCGCTAAAGTAGAAATTTTAATTAATAAATTCGCGCTTCTATCTTAATAACTTCGCGTCCTATAGATGGTCAAATAGAGATAATTTGACCTTTTTTTTTTAGTTTTGGTATTGTCAACAGAATAAACCTTCATTTAAGGATCTACACGATGTGTAACAATGAAATACGGAAGGCTCTTATTGATGTTTAAAACAACTAATTTCAGTAAAAACAGTATGTTCCCAAAAATTAATTTTACAAAGACTGAGGCCTATAAGAATCTAGCACAGCATTTTGGTTCTTTATCAGGTCTATCTAACAATAGCGAAAAAAATGATTTACGCACACTTTTCGCCGCAGATCCCGCACGTTTTGAAAAATTCTCGATCGCTTTCGAAGATATACTTTTGGATTATTCCAAAAATCGGATCACTGAAGAGACCAAAACGCTTTTGGTACAGCTGGCTAAAGAATGTGGTCTTGAAGAAGCGATAGCGGCGATGTTCTCTGGCGAGCGGATCAACGTGACCGAGAATAGACCGGTGTTACATACTGCTTTGAGAAACCAATCCGATCAACCCGTGTATGTGGATGGAAAGGACGTCATGCCTGATGTTAAACGAGTATTGGCACACATGAGAACTTTCACCGAAGAGATTCTATCTGGTCAGTGGAAAGGATATACAGGAAAAGGAATTACCGATGTGGTTAATATCGGTATCGGAGGTTCAGATCTCGGCCCTGTAATGGTAACAGAAGCATTAAAAGCTTATAAGAGACGTTTAAATGTACATTTTGTTTCCAATGTAGACGGTACGCACATTGCTGAAACATTGAAAGCTGTGGATCCTGAAACAACCTTGTTTTTGATTGCTTCAAAAACTTTTACAACACAGGAGACAATGGCCAATGCACATACCGCTAAAGATTGGTTTCTGGCCAGTGGTGCCCTTCAGGAAGATGTCGCTAAGCATTTTGCTGCATTGAGCACCAATACAGAAGCAGTACGTGCCTTTGGAATAGATACCCAAAATATGTTTGAGTTTTGGGACTGGGTGGGCGGACGTTATTCTCTTTGGTCTGCAATAGGTCTTTCAATCAGTTTGGCAATAGGCTTCGATAATTTCGAGGAACTGTTGAAAGGTGCCTATGAAGCGGATGTTCATTTTAAGGAAACATCCTTTGAATCCAATATTCCCGTGATATTGGCTTTGCTCGGTGTATGGTACAATAATTTTTTCCAAGCGGAAAGTCACGCAATTCTTCCTTACGATCAATACCTACACCGTTTTGCCGCTTATTTCCAACAAGGGGATATGGAAAGTAACGGTAAGTATATTGATCGCAATGGTCAACAGGTGGATTATCAGACTGGACCGATTATCTGGGGTGAACCTGGTACGAACGGACAGCACGCCTTCTATCAGTTGATTCACCAGGGAACCAAGTTGATTCCTTGTGATTTCATTGCACCTGCCAATAGTCTTAATCCGATCGGAAACCATCACCAATTGCTGTTGTCCAACTTTTTTGCGCAGACCGAGGCTTTGATGAATGGAAAAACGGAGGCCGAAGTGGTTGCTGAATTTAAGAAAGCCGGAAAGTCGGATCAGGAAATTGAAGCACTGAAAGCCTTTAAAGTTTTTGAAGGTAATCGCCCAACGAATTCCATCCTGTTCAAAAAAATGACGCCACGCACTTTAGGACGACTTATCGCATTGTATGAGCATAAGATTTTTGTCCAGGGTGTGATCTGGAATATTTATAGTTTTGATCAATGGGGTGTCGAGCTCGGTAAACAATTGGCCAATCAAATCCTCCCGGAATTAAGCGACGCCAATCCGGTTACGAGTCATGACTCTTCGACAAATGGATTGATCAATGCGTATAAAGCTTGGCGGGATTAAACTTGCTCACTGTGATCTAATTTAGATCGGGGATGAAACATAAGAAACGGGGCTGTTCAACTTTTGGACAGCCCCGCTTTTATTTAATTTTAGGGATATTCTACTACTTTACTTCTGATATCCGATTTTTACAGGTGTTGACCAGATTTCTTGGGTATCTTCTATTTTAGACTTTTTTCTGCTGGATTCGAATGGCATTTAAAATAGCCAAAAGGGCTACCCCAACATCGGCGATAACGGCTTCCCAGAGCGTTGCAACACCACCGGCACCAAGAACCAAAACAATGATTTTGATCCCCATCGCGAGAATGACGTTCTGCCAAACAATGCTTCGGGTAATTTTACCGATTTTGATCGCAGACAGGATCTTGTGGGGTTCATCGTTCTGGATCACCACATCAGCCGTTTCGATGGTTGCATCGGCTCCGAGTCCCCCCATGGCGATGCCGACCTGCGCTAAGGCAACCACTGGTGCGTCATTTACGCCATCACCGGCAAAGGCAACGTGGCGACCTTGATCGATCAGTTGTTGTACATGATTTACCTTATCTTCCGGAAGGAGGTCCCCATAAGCTTTGTCGAGCCCAAGTTCTTTGGCAACTTCATTTACTACAGCTGCCTTATCACCAGATAGCATGACGGTGTATAGACCTTGAGCACGCATGGTTTGGATCACTTCCTTGGCATCGGGCTTAATCCGATCCGCCACAGTGATATAACCCGCATATTGATCTTCGATGGCAAGCACTACAATGGAGTAGGCCACTTGCCTTAGCTCTGCAGGATAGCTGATATTGAATTTGTCCAGTAACTTGCTGTTGCCTGCGAGTGTACGTTTTCCGTTAACAGTGGCGAGGAGTCCGTGGCCTGCTATTTCCTGGATTTTCTCAGCTTGCAATGCGGGACTGCCGGGATGATAACTGGCGATCGCCTTTGCGATGGGATGTGTTGAATGTGCCTCGACAGCCTTAGCATAACTCAGTAATTCCGTTGGATCTCCATGGACAGCAAAAACTTCCGTTACTTCAAATACACCCGCTGT
The Sphingobacterium multivorum genome window above contains:
- the pgi gene encoding glucose-6-phosphate isomerase, which encodes MFPKINFTKTEAYKNLAQHFGSLSGLSNNSEKNDLRTLFAADPARFEKFSIAFEDILLDYSKNRITEETKTLLVQLAKECGLEEAIAAMFSGERINVTENRPVLHTALRNQSDQPVYVDGKDVMPDVKRVLAHMRTFTEEILSGQWKGYTGKGITDVVNIGIGGSDLGPVMVTEALKAYKRRLNVHFVSNVDGTHIAETLKAVDPETTLFLIASKTFTTQETMANAHTAKDWFLASGALQEDVAKHFAALSTNTEAVRAFGIDTQNMFEFWDWVGGRYSLWSAIGLSISLAIGFDNFEELLKGAYEADVHFKETSFESNIPVILALLGVWYNNFFQAESHAILPYDQYLHRFAAYFQQGDMESNGKYIDRNGQQVDYQTGPIIWGEPGTNGQHAFYQLIHQGTKLIPCDFIAPANSLNPIGNHHQLLLSNFFAQTEALMNGKTEAEVVAEFKKAGKSDQEIEALKAFKVFEGNRPTNSILFKKMTPRTLGRLIALYEHKIFVQGVIWNIYSFDQWGVELGKQLANQILPELSDANPVTSHDSSTNGLINAYKAWRD